In Larimichthys crocea isolate SSNF chromosome XI, L_crocea_2.0, whole genome shotgun sequence, the sequence tccttctcttcttcttcatcctcctcatcatcctcatcttcttctgctgctgctgcttcctctttcacttcatcttcatcttcatcagtctcagctgctgcttccttctcctcttcctcgtcttcatcatcatcctgctccacctcagcagctccctcctcctcctcctcctcctcctcctcctcctcctcttcctcctctgccttcacctcttcctcctcttcttgagCAGCTGCTTCAACCTCTTCCTCTTTTggctcatcctcctcttcctcctcctcctcttcatcagcttctcctccctcctcttcctcctcctcttcatcagcttctcctccctcctcctcgtccttctccTCAACAGCTTctgctccttcctcttcctcctcctcttcctcctcctcctcttcaacagcttctcctccctcctcctcctcttcctcctcctcctcctcctcctcttcaacagcttctcctccctcctcttcctcctcagcagcttctgttccctcttcctcttcttcctcctcctcctcctcttcctccccctcctcctcatcagctccctcttcttcttcctcctcctccacaacTGCTGCGCCCTtgtcttcttctccctcctcttcctcctcctcctcaacttctccctcctcctcctctccttcctcctcctcatattCTTCTCCCTCCTCATAATATCCCTCATCTTCCTCATAAtactcctcatcctcctcataatactcctcatcttcctcataatactcctcatcctcctcataatactcctcttcctcttcataatactcctcctccgcctcctcctccgcctcctcctcctcctctagttcttcctcctctcctgcatactcttcctcctccccagcAGCTTCCACTtcatctccctcttctccttcctcctctcccacctcctcttcttcgtcttccACGACTTCAACCGCTGGTAGTTTCGTCTTTGCTTGCATCCCTATAACTGTCAGAGACACGTTCACGTTATTGTAACGATCACTGTATTCATGTTTATaaataaagaatcaataatCAGTGTCTCAGTGCCTTCACCTccacttaaagctgcattaactgattttttggccactagggggcagcAATTTCCTCCTTTATACATTCTTAATGAATTTAAAGAAGTGATGATAAAGTGTGAGGCGTATAAAGATGGAATGGGTTCAGTATCTAGCTACAAAAAGGAAATTAACGTCGACATTTCTCTTGTGTTGTAAAGCAATCAAACTCAAATATGAAAGTGCCAGACGGGAGGTACAAACCTTTACTTCGGGACGGTAAAAATTCTCCTAGAACACAGAAAGAATAACGCAAGTCAGCGACCTGgcaaaacaaaactgcaggTTTAACTGAGTCAGGCATGTTACTGTTTGGATGCAGgttcacagtcagtgttttgtcgGTTTTAGTAGAAGTTCAAAAGCTTAGAGGAAGCAGCTTTAAAGAACGTTAGAAGCTTCGGGATGACAAACGCCACATACCTCTTCTACTGTTGGTAGTATAATGATTTATTGTTGATGCCTCCATTACTCTACTGTTACGAGGGTGAGGGACGGGTTTGATTATATCCATCTACAGTTAATCTACACGTTCATAGAAAAATAGTAATCAGAAAATACCTTTCACTTTCTTATTCTTcacctccacttcctcctcctcctcctcctccaaccaTCTTGAAACTTTGAGATCGTTCATAGATCAAGTCAGCTTGAAACTATCATCATAATAACAATCAAATCTCTGGCAATGATCCATGTTTGTCTTCCTACAGTCCCTCAGCCACACTTTTATGTATTTCTGGGAGCttttaacaaaacaacataGTCACTGAACTAGATTCTTGCAgttatttattgatttcagACAAACTGCAGTACATGTGCAGCTCAGTGTAACGAATTAATGGAGAAAACCAGTCATAGAGAACGGCACATGTAATGCAGTGCAGCATGAACAAGACAATCATAGCAGCGAGCAAAGACTTTCATCTGTTGATCTGCAGCAGCACGACGTTTGCAACAGGAAATACGATCAGAAATGACATCAgtacaaacctttttttctcaCTGCGTATAGATTTCctggagaagaaaaggaggagatgTGTAAATCAGCtgtaatgatgatgaaaacCTTTCCTTATGTATGTTCTAGCTTTATGAGATGTGTGCATCATACCTTCATCTTCTTCAGGAGCAATCAGGTTGGCAGCAAATCTGAACGCGACACTGAAAAAGTTTGACGATTCTTCCGCGACATCTTTCACCGCCTTCATGGGGTCCGAGCCGATCTTGGTGAGGCCTCCTGGTGGAGCAGAGACATTAGGAGAAGCCACAAAGAGACACCAGtggatttattcattcattcattcatttagttcCACGGAAGATGCTCTTCAATTTCTGTAAGAGTTTCTGAACTCTTACTCATTTTCTCAATGCAAACAAAGTTTTCATTCAACGCACTGAGAAAATGTCCGTAAAGTCTAGAGCGAAGGGTTAAACTGGGGCGGGCCTGCATGTGCTGAACTGAACAAGCTGAAATCTGAATTTCAGGAACTGATCAATCGTCTGTAGCAGCAGGGATCGCCCACGCTCCAGTTTAACCGCTGCAGAAGGCATCACACCGAACCCTCTTTCATCAAGATATGATTCACGGTTCTtacatgctttttaaaaacattagaaTATGAATTTTTCGGATCACATTTCAGTTTTACTGTGTCATAGTTTGATGAAGGAGGAGCAGTATTCCCAGTGCAAACACTTTTATTGATCTGAATCCCAAAGAGACGTttaaacaacaatgaaaaataaaaataaatattgtatagtttgtttttttgtgcttattTAGACATTACACAATGCAGATCATCTCCATATGCGTtgcattatttttaaaaaacgttGTTTTACctataaccttttctaatacTACGGTAATAggcagtactcgagttgaggggggatggggggggatggcatcccccctgctggaaaatatgtcacataaatgaaaaatttcaccatcccccctggtttcattttacaactcgactactggtAATAGGATATTAGTGCTGTTGATTTCATGTGgaaggttggtgttttattccacatttcaaaatgtttgtagatttttatggtgaaaaacgGCCGAGCCATTACAGTGAAGGGCCGAAAAATATGCCATATAtgtaacagtctctaatataaaatattctgcatgAATTCTCTgaaagtgtgtatttgtatacAGGAAAACAGTCATACttcatatacatatttttacagCCTAACCTAGACTGTCTGCAGAGAATAGTTgtgcatattttacagttttacgCCCTGAGTGCAACCAGATTTACTCAAAAAGCAATCAGGCAAAATAAAGACAGTggaattcattaaaaaataaacaacagagcagaaaatATACGgcactaaaacacattttaaaggcaGATCATTCAGATTAGATTTATTAAAGatctccttttttaaatgtttaaaatccttGTTGGAAACATAATactaaaatatttgaatgttttctggttttcacacacagtatagataaaaaaaaacaggatacaCATGCTAAAGAAATCTCTTCTACACAAACTAAACGACAAACTAACCCTGTAACATCATGTCAAGCAGCTTGTACCCTACACGAAGGCCTCTCTAACATTAAAAGCCAACATTAGCAGTCAGTGTTAGATCGTTAGTAGTTTTTATCAGCGACTTTTAGCAGAAGCTTCCGGTCTGTGGAGTTAGTAGCAGATAAGGTGCCTTGCCTCCACGGCCTGATTCCTTTAAAACCTTCCTGACGGCAGGAGGTGGACGACCTGGTTGGATGAGAAACACAGTGGCAATAAGCAAGAAGACATCGAGCAGAGTGGTGAAGCAGAgatagagggagggaggggaagatgGAGAGGATAAATAAAGTGTTCACACCGTGGTGGCTCGATGAAGATGTAACACATTGAGTCAGAAATCATGAATTTTGAAAAGAATGGTTGGTATTTAAATTAATATCAATGTGAATACATcgattttgtttgtttcaggatgtaattgtgaatatgaatatgatacTGTAGTCCAAAGAAAGTCTgtgttggttttggttttgctgGGTTAGTCCAGTCTCTTCGTGACCTTCTATAAAGTTAGAAAATACAGTGAGATGTTCATGTTAGTGTTAGAAAATTAAAGTAGGACACGACAAATTAATGAAGTTTTGGAAgcgttgtttgttttaatgttgtgagGAGAAATGGAACCAATGCTTGCTACTTAGTAATGTCACTGTTAACATCATGAACCAGTGGAAATTAGTGCATTTCAAACCAGGAGAAGATCAGagagctgcaaaaaaaaacattgagatgaaatatacataataagacaaaaatataGGACAAGTCCTCCACGCTACCTAATCTCACCTGGACAAGAAAAGCAGCTACGTCAGGCTACATCAAATACACCTTcgtgttctgtgtctgtgcaggctgggcGTGGCTGACCTATTTCCTCGACCACGCCCTCGTTGAttctcacctgctctgctctcacacctgcatctcatcatctcatcaagctcctgcagtatttaactcCGGTTCGTCGTTGTATCTTTCACTCTGCGAGCCACGCTCAGTCTACCCTCAGCTGCTCGCCTGTCCTCGTCGGCCTGCCCTGTAGTATTCCCCCCGGACTCCTCCTGTCTTGTCAGTTCATGTTGTGTCTTGGCAATAAAAGCCTTCTAATACAACTCCAGTGTTGGTCTGCATTGTGGGTTCAGTGTCCTGCTGTCAGCTTTCCTGACGACCTGATCACTGAAAACAATAACAAGGGTCTATCTGGAGGAAGCcagaagacctgaagacctgactGCTGGTGTTGAGACACCAACGTCCTCCTGAATGTCAGCAGATGATAGCGAACTTTgtgaagaagcaggaggaggaactACACCACCCTTAACACCAATCGTTCCCTAGCTTCAAGAACCTCGATATTGGCTCTGTGTTGAAACTGATTCGCCTCAGGTACGCTGAGGAAATCCAGCTTCTGCACCAATGAGAGTGTCCTGCAAGAAACACCATGGATCATCTTGTCCGGCTGCAGAAATCTAGATgaattgattaaaaatgtgGATATGCATATCTGAGCGCTCACAGCTACAAGCTtaaggagcagcaggaggtggtGTCGTTCTTTGCTGACGAGTTTCAGGCTACGTACAAGCTCCTTCAACGTATCGGTGAAGGTTGTCGGAGTTAGTTGTGCAGACGCTACCCAGggctgaaaaacacaatgatgacTTCATTTTTCAGCTCATATTTCTTTAGCTTGGGTAACTATTATCCTAAAATGatgcaaacagaaatacatcagTATTCAGACTGTGCACTCATAAATATTCAGCATATTGCTTCAATCTTTCGCACTTTGAAGCAGAAAACTGATGTTACACACCAAGTTACACCACATGCACCGTAATGATAGCATGATTTCCAGACTACCTGGATGCTGAACTTGAATCAATCattgagttgttgttttttttgcagcaacaCTGCCAGAACCAGTTTCAGTGTCGTTAACTGGATCTGAACCAAGTTCTAATCCTCAGAACCAAGTTAATCTGGCAGCCGTGTATGAGCCAGAGCCAGCCCACATTTAGTACTCCGGTGCCAGAACAGAGCCTAGTGTGCCAACAGTACACCACAATCTGCCTGACTTGGCTGGCTGTAGTATGAAAGTGTATGAAGTCCACCAAACTTCAGTCAGGAATAATACAAATATGTTCCTCTCTAGCTCGTCTATTagtgaatataaatgaatacaCACCTGAATCTGACACAGAGAAGCTGAGACGTGAATTACAAACGAACAGAACGCCGCCTCTCCTTACCTGAAATGGTCTTGTAGTCCATCAGATCAaacatgatgacaaaaacacaagaccATGTAATAATGAGAGCCAGGACCAAGATCCAGGCCAGCGGGGAGCTGAAGGTGGAGTGGAGGTTATCTGCAAATGTTTTCTTGGACCCTCGCACAGACGGCGACCCGGCGTCTCCATTCTTGGCGTCGATGACcatggtggttgtggtggtcgACGACCTCACTGGGGGAGCAGAGAAACTGTGTTCAGATCCGGTGTGTTAGATaattaaatcacacacagactaaaGAACAGATTTTATCACAGAATATTCCAGGAAAACCTGTTTAAAAGagctctttgttcatttttatggtACGTTTAGAGGCTTTGCTGCATTGTcgacttctgttgtttgttcaaCACATTCAACAGCACCAAAAACTACAAGCTCCAAAATGCCAGAGAAGTTAAATCAAACTTAATTTCAAGAATCAATAGAACCAAATTAAGAAAATcatctttagttttctgtaAAGAGGCGAGAACATCtgacagcttgtgtttcttgtgttcaGTCGATTTTAGAAAATGAGTAATCGACCTTGAAATATAAATCTCACTTCCTTCTTAATCTGTTTTGCATGTATCCAATTACAAAGTGGCTGGAGGTAAAAGCAGAGTCAAGAGTACGGCTGCATAAAccatcaacagaaaataaaaacagcagagcagcaaagAGAACTAATTTGTAatactggaaaataaaataataaaacagtttaagaGATTAAATTAATTCACTGCTGTTAAATTAAACTCACTCTCAAAGTAACTAATGAACTACATATTAGCTACGTAACACGCAACACTAATGTTGACTAGAATAATTACTGTGTTTTACCACGTTATGAGGCTTCATGTGTCTCTCACGTGGCGAGGCTATGTTACTAATTTGACAGCTCATGCTCGGTGTGgcggctaatccaaaaatggaatGAAAAACGTGACTCATCGGTCGAATGAGATCTGGGTGCTcagacaagccacctgtaacaacacccacctgtcaatcaaagcgcccatgcataactttaatccttaatataatgtgaacaggtgagttgtatataaattcaccctcagtacagttgtcatgaacggggaaattagctacagagaccaaaactgttttttgtaccaggctgtaaacatgtttatttctgctgtgaagttggacatttggacatggggacttatggagactgactcacttctggagccagcctcaagtggacgttagaggaactgcaggttgtggtaCTTCTTGTGTTGACTTCACTTCAGAGACACAGACGTTGCTGCTCGGGCTGTACTGTATAACTGCATTCAGTTTTCTGCACTAGGTCGATCTCAGTCTTTGAGGGGAGAACGTGTTTATGATGAGAAGGTCAAACATTTCTGACAACGTTCCCACTCTCTGACCCTTTGTTTCATTGACAATAATGTAAGCGTGCTGTGCAAACACAGCTCTTCAATGCTGCATCATGTATTTGTGCCTCTTTTTCACGAACACACAGGATAATGGTTTAGTCGTGTCACATTGAATCGGATACGGTGTGCTTGTTAATGTCAGCGTGCCACCTGTTGACTCTCTTCAGCTCAGTGCTGGCAGCTACTGTAGGTTACTCCCTTACTGCTGACTCAAACAGCTTTGCAGCactctaaacacacactgagacacctCTGTCTAACCTCATTACGGGCCGCTTCAACATACGAGTGACCGAATGTGAAACCTTCAAGGGGGTGCTCGTACTGACAGTGAACGGCTGCTATCGGGTTTGAATAAAAGTGACTCGAGGTCCTGAAAAATGTTGTTAaccatcatttttaaaatggaatAACACCAAggaccacacacaaacataaacataaagaaatattCTGCACAATCTATTAATGAATAGATTTCCTCTGTCCTATATGAATTGAATCACTTGCACTGGGACGGTGGATGCTGATGTCTTGTCACCTGTTCagatatttaaagatattttgacTAACTACTGACCTCACTGCAAAGAAACTTGGCATAGACACTCTATGGAGACAAATCCAGGCCAGAGTTTTATACTgaacttttagttttttcagatgtagatttaattttttacagtttcaaatctttttttttattttttactttcagatcaaatattttctttatagtTTCAGACTTTTTATCTTGATCTGGCATGGTGGAATAATAAATGACTGCCTAAGCGTAGGTACGTCGAGTGGTATAGTTCAGTACTTTCTATACGCCACAGTCGTGTGATTACGCAGTACAAGAGCAATTAAAAATGCCAGATTTGCAGTTCGACAGTCCAAACTATAAATGTTGAGGTTTCCGTCTTCCACATGCCACAGCGAAGGCATCATAGTATCCGGTTGCGATGGCTCCGCTCCGGGATATTACTCCTGCTTAACAGAGGATCAGTCCTGAGGACTTTGGTCTTGACCAACGCTGTCAGAAATgagttttaaataaagaaatattaatatttttgtagAATTTGTGTAACCCGAGACATCAGTTATCAGGAAGGGGAGGACGAGATGCAAATTTCGAATATAATCTGAATAAATGTTTATGAATTACCAAACGGCGACCTCCggggctgtgaagtgaagccaacgtggaaCTGGAGCTTCTTTGGCAAACAGCCGACTTAACAAATCCAACAAAAACCATCAACGATGCTTTGACTGGTCATGCATGGATATGTTATTACTTCATAAGATTACAGATTACAATCCAGGCAGAAGTTCAGGTCAGAGTCTGCGACTCAAACTGATTGAGGGGACCCATGTTCAACCATGATATTCAATGAGGTCTTGTTTAACCCTGCTATACTGGAagctgcccagtacaaccacagtcATCTGTGGTCTAACTGCAGTAAACAGAGGCTTgtatactatatatttatactgtatatagtcaTCCTGTATTTCTTCTCTAAACTGCAGAGACCTTCTGCACTCCATCAGCCATCAGACTGAAGCTGTCCGATTGGTCCATCGTAGACTTTCATCCACAACAATATATCTCGCCCTTTGGCTCAGATTTCCCTAAAGTCAGTGGCCTTCATGACCTTTTCATCTAGTTGTCTGTCGAATGATTACCTTTCCTGCCCTTTGGCCGAgtggttaaatgtgtttttttatgttctggGCTTTGTCATGTTGGGCTGCACTGAGGCAGCAATAAATCACTTAAACCTTGaaaccatgttttgtttttccactgagCACTCGACCTCTCCTCAGCTGCCGTTAGGCAAATATTTCTACTCATGCACAAGAAATATTAAAACCTAAATGTCCAGAATGTCGTGAAATTTACTCATTTTCTCAGACTTACGCACAACGTATGACGCGCTCACCTTTTGGACGTTATTAATGGGCATTAAAACGCTTCACCTCACCTCTGTTTACCACCAC encodes:
- the LOC113746938 gene encoding cilia- and flagella-associated protein 251-like yields the protein MTEAVEVRSSTTTTTMVIDAKNGDAGSPSVRGSKKTFADNLHSTFSSPLAWILVLALIITWSCVFVIMFDLMDYKTISGRPPPAVRKVLKESGRGGGLTKIGSDPMKAVKDVAEESSNFFSVAFRFAANLIAPEEDEGNLYAVRKKGEFLPSRSKVIGMQAKTKLPAVEVVEDEEEEVGEEEGEEGDEEEEEAEEEAEEEYYEEEEEYYEEDEEYYEEDEEYYEEDEEYYEEDEGYYEEGEEYEEEEGEEEEGEVEEEEEEEGEEDKGAAVVEEEEEEEGADEEEGEEEEEEEEEEEEGTEAEEEEEEEEEEGAEAVEEKDEEEGGEADEEEEEEEGGEADEEEEEEEEDEPKEEEVEAAAQEEEEEVKAEEEEEEEEEEEEEEEGAAEVEQDDDEDEEEEKEAAAETDE